A region of Tachyglossus aculeatus isolate mTacAcu1 chromosome X4, mTacAcu1.pri, whole genome shotgun sequence DNA encodes the following proteins:
- the PTAR1 gene encoding protein prenyltransferase alpha subunit repeat-containing protein 1 isoform X2, producing MVTTTPRSIQPGDTAVIVRCLTLHKSPTVLTFRLSVMELIDVTCTLLLLNPDFTTAWNVRKELILSGTLNPIKDLYLGKLALTKFPKSPETWIHRRWVLQQLFQENSLSTLVTKGHVETVPVERMQRVVQEEMEVCGEAAGRYPSNYNAWSHRIWVLQHLGKLHIKTLLDELSSTKHWASMHVSDHSGFHYRQFLLKSLISQTLTDSTVLVQNTLVGEQSPILPKDEASATTLVEEQGVDLLRLLEEEVELSTDLIDTYPGHETLWCHRRHVFYIRHHFHGKLSQSAARLSPVDHSDGTLNDSHLSPSDSHMTQAMDVDGLNDSSKQGYSQETKRLKRTPAPDCLGLDVERRFVEHVLSTCRNVEQARFANAYKKWLVTLSK from the exons GTTACAACCACCCCACGATCCATACAACCCGGGGATACAGCCGTTATTGTTCGATGTCTTACCCTACACAAAAGCCCGACCGTCCTGACGTTCCGGCTGAGCGTGATGG AATTGATAGATGTAACATGTACGCTGCTGCTTCTAAACCCAGACTTTACCACTGCGTGGAATGTAAG GAAAGAGTTGATTCTGTCTGGTACTTTAAACCCAATTAAAGACTTGTACCTGGGGAAGTTGGCATTAACTAAGTTTCCTAAGAGCCCAGAAACATGGATTCACAG GCGATGGGTGCTGCAACAACTATTTCAGGAAAACTCCTTGTCCACATTGGTGACAAAGGGACATGTGGAGACAGTTCCCGTGGAAAGGATGCAACGGGTCGTGCAGGAAGAGATGGAGGTCTGCGGCGAAGCTGCCGGGCGATATCCAAGTAACTATAACGCCTGGTCCCACCGTATCTGGGTTTTGCAACACTTGGGAAAACTGCATATCAAG ACCCTTCTCGATGAACTAAGTTCCACTAAACACTGGGCATCCATGCATGTTTCAGACCACAGTGGATTTCACTACCGCCAGTTCTTATTAAAGTCCTTGATTAGCCAAACTCTGACTGACAGTACTGTGTTGGTGCAAAACACTTTGGTTGGGGAGCAAAGCCCGATTCTTCCAAAGGACGAAGCATCGGCAACGACTTTGGTGGAGGAGCAGGGGGTAGATCTTCTTCGCCTTCTGGAGGAGGAAGTTGAACTCAGCACTGATCTCATTGATACCTACCCTGGGCATGAAACACTATGGTGCCATAG ACGGCACGTGTTCTACATACGGCACCACTTTCACGGTAAGCTCTCACAAAGCGCTGCCCGGCTGTCTCCTGTGGACCACAGCGATGGGACTCTGAATGATTCACACCTCAGCCCATCAGATAGCCATATGACTCAGGCCATGGACGTGGACGGACTGAATGACTCAAGCAAGCAAGGCTACTCGCAAGAAACCAAGCGCCTGAAGCGGACCCCAGCTCCGGACTGTCTTGGCCTAGATGTGGAGCGTAGGTTCGTTGAGCACGTTTTGTCTACCTGCAGAAATGTGGAGCAAGCCAGGTTTGCTAATGCCTACAAGAAATGGCTGGTTACATTAAGTAAGTAA
- the PTAR1 gene encoding protein prenyltransferase alpha subunit repeat-containing protein 1 isoform X3, whose protein sequence is MTRLVEISWEMSPQELIDVTCTLLLLNPDFTTAWNVRKELILSGTLNPIKDLYLGKLALTKFPKSPETWIHRRWVLQQLFQENSLSTLVTKGHVETVPVERMQRVVQEEMEVCGEAAGRYPSNYNAWSHRIWVLQHLGKLHIKTLLDELSSTKHWASMHVSDHSGFHYRQFLLKSLISQTLTDSTVLVQNTLVGEQSPILPKDEASATTLVEEQGVDLLRLLEEEVELSTDLIDTYPGHETLWCHRRHVFYIRHHFHGKLSQSAARLSPVDHSDGTLNDSHLSPSDSHMTQAMDVDGLNDSSKQGYSQETKRLKRTPAPDCLGLDVERRFVEHVLSTCRNVEQARFANAYKKWLVTLSK, encoded by the exons ATGACCCGGCTAGTGGAAATTAGTTGGGAAATGTCCCCTCAAG AATTGATAGATGTAACATGTACGCTGCTGCTTCTAAACCCAGACTTTACCACTGCGTGGAATGTAAG GAAAGAGTTGATTCTGTCTGGTACTTTAAACCCAATTAAAGACTTGTACCTGGGGAAGTTGGCATTAACTAAGTTTCCTAAGAGCCCAGAAACATGGATTCACAG GCGATGGGTGCTGCAACAACTATTTCAGGAAAACTCCTTGTCCACATTGGTGACAAAGGGACATGTGGAGACAGTTCCCGTGGAAAGGATGCAACGGGTCGTGCAGGAAGAGATGGAGGTCTGCGGCGAAGCTGCCGGGCGATATCCAAGTAACTATAACGCCTGGTCCCACCGTATCTGGGTTTTGCAACACTTGGGAAAACTGCATATCAAG ACCCTTCTCGATGAACTAAGTTCCACTAAACACTGGGCATCCATGCATGTTTCAGACCACAGTGGATTTCACTACCGCCAGTTCTTATTAAAGTCCTTGATTAGCCAAACTCTGACTGACAGTACTGTGTTGGTGCAAAACACTTTGGTTGGGGAGCAAAGCCCGATTCTTCCAAAGGACGAAGCATCGGCAACGACTTTGGTGGAGGAGCAGGGGGTAGATCTTCTTCGCCTTCTGGAGGAGGAAGTTGAACTCAGCACTGATCTCATTGATACCTACCCTGGGCATGAAACACTATGGTGCCATAG ACGGCACGTGTTCTACATACGGCACCACTTTCACGGTAAGCTCTCACAAAGCGCTGCCCGGCTGTCTCCTGTGGACCACAGCGATGGGACTCTGAATGATTCACACCTCAGCCCATCAGATAGCCATATGACTCAGGCCATGGACGTGGACGGACTGAATGACTCAAGCAAGCAAGGCTACTCGCAAGAAACCAAGCGCCTGAAGCGGACCCCAGCTCCGGACTGTCTTGGCCTAGATGTGGAGCGTAGGTTCGTTGAGCACGTTTTGTCTACCTGCAGAAATGTGGAGCAAGCCAGGTTTGCTAATGCCTACAAGAAATGGCTGGTTACATTAAGTAAGTAA